One genomic segment of Myxococcales bacterium includes these proteins:
- a CDS encoding serine/threonine protein kinase, whose protein sequence is MTASGLTLGRYLLCSQVASGGMATVHLGRMLGPDGFARVVAIKRLHPHLAREPNFAAMFLDEARLAARIRHSKVVPILDVVSAAGEVLIVMEYVLGQSFAELLRAAGAPTPPDIAAAIVIDALEGLHAAHEARGDDGVPLGLVHRDVSPQNVLVGVDGGARLVDFGIAKARGRSQETRDGELKGKASYMPPEQVRGRPLDRRADVYAAGVVLWEALTGRRLFTADEPMTIMLRVCEETPPPPSRFVSVPPEVDALVMRALAKGADERYGSAREFADAIERTMAPASPRTVARWVQSTLGERLAALEAAMEAAARATPGLPQPPSTPTAPPTEDVGARPEARRVRRRWIAGAAVLSLIVGTSIVLRGRMTAEIPPAVSTPTFAAFAQASALPSPSVPVPAEPSASVETPFVDLENEPSATRRLRTPTKTRNCDPPWILGPDGIKTLKPDCR, encoded by the coding sequence ATGACCGCGTCGGGCCTTACCCTTGGACGCTACCTCCTGTGTTCGCAGGTGGCGTCGGGGGGCATGGCGACGGTCCACCTTGGCCGCATGTTGGGTCCCGACGGCTTCGCCAGGGTCGTGGCCATCAAGCGACTGCATCCGCATCTCGCGCGCGAGCCGAACTTCGCTGCGATGTTTCTCGATGAAGCGCGCCTCGCAGCACGCATTCGCCACAGCAAGGTCGTCCCGATCTTGGATGTCGTGAGCGCCGCTGGCGAGGTGCTCATCGTGATGGAATACGTCCTCGGCCAGAGCTTCGCAGAGCTCTTGCGTGCGGCCGGTGCGCCCACGCCGCCGGACATCGCTGCGGCCATCGTGATCGACGCGCTCGAGGGACTGCACGCGGCGCACGAAGCGCGCGGAGACGACGGAGTGCCGCTCGGCCTCGTGCACCGCGACGTATCGCCGCAGAACGTCCTTGTCGGCGTCGATGGGGGCGCGCGCCTCGTCGACTTCGGCATCGCCAAAGCGCGCGGACGTTCGCAGGAGACGCGCGACGGTGAGCTCAAAGGCAAGGCGTCGTACATGCCTCCGGAGCAGGTCCGCGGCAGACCGTTGGATCGCCGCGCCGACGTCTACGCCGCAGGCGTCGTCTTGTGGGAGGCGTTGACGGGCCGGCGCCTTTTCACCGCCGACGAGCCGATGACGATCATGTTGCGCGTCTGCGAGGAGACGCCGCCGCCGCCGAGCCGCTTCGTGTCCGTGCCGCCGGAGGTCGATGCGCTGGTCATGCGCGCCCTCGCCAAGGGCGCAGACGAGCGGTACGGGTCGGCGCGCGAATTCGCCGATGCGATCGAGCGCACCATGGCGCCCGCGTCGCCGCGGACGGTGGCGCGTTGGGTCCAGTCGACGCTCGGTGAACGACTCGCCGCGCTTGAGGCGGCGATGGAGGCGGCCGCCCGGGCGACGCCAGGCCTCCCCCAACCACCGTCGACGCCGACCGCCCCGCCGACGGAAGACGTCGGTGCACGCCCCGAAGCGCGTCGCGTTCGGCGTCGCTGGATCGCCGGCGCCGCGGTTCTCTCGCTCATCGTGGGGACATCCATCGTCCTCCGGGGGCGCATGACCGCGGAGATTCCGCCGGCCGTTTCGACCCCCACCTTCGCGGCGTTCGCTCAAGCGAGCGCGCTGCCCTCTCCAAGCGTGCCGGTCCCCGCAGAGCCGTCCGCTTCAGTGGAAACGCCCTTCGTCGACCTGGAAAATGAACCCTCGGCCACACGGCGCTTGCGTACCCCTACCAAGACGCGAAACTGTGACCCTCCGTGGATTCTCGGCCCCGACGGCATCAAGACGCTGAAGCCCGACTGCCGCTGA